The genomic segment GTATTCCTTTTCCCTTTACAGGAATTAATTTGCCTTCTTTAAATTCATGTAGCCCGCTAGGCAGCTGTTCAAAAAATAGCTGCTTACCGACCTTATGTGGGAATAAAAAGGGTTCCCCTTCAGCTGTGAGGGACCGAATGCTGTTGTTTTCCCAAATATAACATTTGGAAAAGGTGTGGAAAAATACGCGCTTGTTGTCCACAATAATTTTCCAGATTTCTTCTTTCGGAAAATAAATTTTGTCTTTGACCAATTTAGACAGGCTATGGTAAGTCATATCGCCAAACCCTTTGGTCGTCCAATAACCAAATTCTCCGCGACCGCCGGTGTAGATATTCCCCTCTTTACCAACCGCAACACTGCGTACGGTGGAATGATTGGGCAGTGGATGCAGGCGCCAGTATTGACCGTCAAAACGTAGCAATCCTTCGGTGTTGGCACTATAGATTCTTCCTTCCTGGTCCACAGCCAATGCCCAATTCTGGTTGCCCGCTTTATATTCACTTTTTTTATATTGTTTTACAAAAGGCGTCCCGGTAGGTATGATGGACTGACCTCTGCCCGCGTTCGGGCTAAATATGATAAAAGCACATAACCAAAAGATATAGGATAGGCTATATTTTTTTGATATCATCGAATCTCCCCTTTTACATTGATCTGGAAAGCAATATATCGATTTTATCCCAAACCCAATAATTTAAAACGTAATAACCCTTGTCTATACCCTTTCAGAAGCTATTTTTCCACCATTTGTTGAGATCGTTTTCGCCGCTCCTTTCTTACCAGCCTTGGACTCGGACGACAGAGGATAACACGACTATGACTTGACTGATTTGCTAAGATCGGATAGGATTCTAATATTTTGCTTCGAGCAGAATGGGACATTAAATATAAATCAGAAAACACTAAAAACAGGTGAAATTATGAAATTAAAGCTTTTCAGAAGAAGCCCATAAATAAAAGAAGGAGGGCCCGAGGGAGAGATCATAAAAAAAGGTTTTCAAACGGGGAGAATGAAAACCTTAAATAACCAATTATAAACCTAAATTATGATGATGCAAACATAGCAAATTTCAAGATTGTAAGATAATGAATCGTTAAACATATTTCATGCTGTAGCTTAAATTCTACAGTTCTTTTTGCAGATATGAAAAGTTACAGCCTATTTGTTTTCGCCAGTTTGCTGATGAGAGACAGTATAATCAATCCCAATATGGCAAACAAGGCATACCCTAGTCCGATCTGAAGTTGGGAAGTGGGGCCAATTAAACTAACTGTTGTATAACTGAGCGAGGAGGTTACGAGATAGGTTATGCCTCCGACCAGTCCACCGGCGATACCTGCTGATAAAGGGAACCGTCCCAGGCAATAACTAAAATAATTATTGAAGATAAAGCCAGCTGTACAGTGCACCAAAAACGCAAAAAATGTGAGGGAAAAGAGACTTTCCATATAGGCCGATACGAGTACCATTAGCAGTACGAGGGTGATTTGTATCATATTGGCAATGCGTAGCTTTGGAATTAGGGTTCTTTTGATCAATGCTTTCCCAATGAAACCGCCACACATCCAAGCCAAGCCCATTATCAGGGATGTGTATCCGGTCGTAATGGCGCTGTAGCCCAGTTGGTGCTCAATGAAGAAAGGACCGCTTAGATTATAGAACATCACAAGACCATAGGAAATGCCGCACATCAAAACGCCAAGAGTGAAATCATTGCTACGCAGCATCAATTTAAATTCGCTGATAAGATAATTGAGATGGAGCGGCTTTTTCTGTTTGATGGTTTCACCTGAAAAGATCAGTTCCAGCACAAAAAGTACCGCACTGTACACCGCCAATACGAGGAAATTGGAGCGCCAGCCAAATTGCGTCTGCAGATAGCCGCCGATAAATGGCGCGACGATTGGACCAATGGACCATACGATCGTCATGATACTGAGATAATGTTTTCGTTGATCGCCTTCATACGCATCGACGAAATAGGCCCGCTTGGCGATAACAACAAATGCGGACAGGATTCCCTGAAGAATCCGCATCAGATAAATTACCCAGATATCGTTTGTCGTGGCTGTGATCCAAAAACTCAGGATAAAAAGGAAAAGCGATATCAGGTTGATCCGGTATCGCCCCCAGGCATCTACCAATGCACCAGTGAAGAATTGAGCTACTCCATAGCTGATTAAAAATAAAGATAGTGTCAGCTGGATCTTACTTTCATTGAGTCCGAGTTCCTGAGCCATCTGTGGCATCGATGGCAAATAGATGTCTGTCGCTAGTCCAGTGATGGGAACTAATGCAAAAGCCAATATGGTCGGGATGAAAGATTTTTCCTGGTTCATGTGATTTTCCATTTTGATAATTTGTCGACAAAAATAATCGCAATATGGGAAACAAAGAATATACAATTCAAACAAATTATTGTTAAAATCAAACAGGTTTTATGGCGGACCGTATTCACAGCAATGTGCCTTGTTGACATTGCTGTGAATAATGATACTTTTACGTGGGGGGGGGCTGTCCGGGACGGTTTTCTTCACTATCTCCATTTCCGCCTGTCGGACAAGGAAGAAGAGCAGTGTAATCTTGGCTGATGGTTATTTTGTTAGTAAGAAATTTTGTACAAATGCATCATCATTTAATTCGGGGTAATCCCTGTAGACGCGATCGATTTCTTCTTTTTGTCCAGGAGACAACTGTTCGTTAGGATTCAGACACCAGATACCCTTCATCAAACCTTGACGAACCAAAACCTCATGAAGACCGGGAATACAGCCGTGAAAAGCATTTGCCGGATCAAAAAATGCAGCATTGGTATCGGTTACGGCAATGGCCTTGCTCAAAAGCCGGCTAGCGCTCAGATCGTCGGGATTGCGTTTGTAGGCCTTGATTTCTTCTAAAAGTATGACGGCTTTTTGGGTCCAGACCGCCCAATGGCCGAGTAAGCCGCCTTTGAAATCGATGTTCACAATCTTCCCGTTGACTGGAAATTGATAGGTGGTCATCAGATCATTGATTATATTGTCATCGTTGCCCGTATACATGGCTATCTGATCACTGCGGCTGGAGTTTGCCAGCGCACGCATAACGTCCAAGGTTTGATAGCGGTTGAAAGAGGCGCACTTTATGGCAACGACATTTTCTATTTCGACAAATTCACGCCAGAAGGCATAGGAAAAAATACGCCCGCCAACTGAAGGCTGGAGATAGAAACCAAACACAGGTATGACTGCTGCAACTGCGCGTACCCGTTCTAGAATCGCCTCTTCTGTCCAGTCAGTAAGCCCTCCCATGCTCAGCAGCCCCATATCATAACCATATTGAAGTGCAAGGTCTGCTTCTCTTATGGCTTGATCGGTAGGGCCACAAATACCCGCAATCTTGACAAAAGGACGTTGAAGTGCTGCTTTCTCTACCTCTTCACTCGCCCATTTTAGGACGGTTTCGAACAGATTGATTTCGGGATCTCTGATTTCAAACTGTGTTGAATGTACGCCTACGGCAATTCCACCAGCTCCGCTGGCTATATAATATTGTGTCAGCAAGCGCTGGTGTTTTTCATCGATGCTGCGATCTTCATGAAGCGCAAGCGGATGGGCTGGAATGACGGTGCCCGCCCAGAGATGTTGTTTTAAATCGGCATCTAATTTTTTCATGTGTATGATGTTTTTGAATGACTGTTGGTTGCAGTGTCAACCAGCATGCTCCTCGGCTTGTCTGTTATTTCTATTTTTATTGTCAACAGGTCCATTTAGAACTTACCTTTTCTTTCTTGGAAATGTGTGTCTTTGTTCCACAATTCTCCGCCATTTATCAGCCAATGGGCTGTGATGTCGATTGCTTCACGGATTGTTGTCTTTGGATAGCCAAAGAGCCTGTGACATTCGGATGCATTATTAAGTAAGGCTGTTTCGGCTGGTTCATTGACAAATACGGGGTTCGTTTGAAAGTGTTCGGCAAAGCGTTCGGCAATCCAACGGACGGATAAAATTTCCGGTCCGGTGACATGGAGTATCTTGGCAGGAGATTGGCAATGCAATAGAGATCTTAGAGCGATTTCGTTGGCATCACCTTGCCATATGACATTGACGTTTTCCGTGGTCAGGTCTATGGGGGACTGTGCTTTGACCGCCTTTGCGATCTCCAACAGAACGCCATACCTGAAGTCCACGGCATAGTTCAGTCGGTAGATCAGGGTCGGAGTATGATTTTTTTTGGAGAAATACTCAAATATACGTTCACGGCCTAAGCAGGATTGTGCATATTCACCTACAGGCTCAGGCGTTGTTTCTTCAGACACACCAGCACGGCTGATGGGCACAAAAGGGAGTACATTTCCGGAAGAAAAGGCGACTATATTGGACTTTTCAAAATGTGAGGCGACCATTCCCGGTAGGTAGGTATTCATTGCCCAGGTGAAATCTTCATTTCCAGTGGTCCCAAATTTATGCCCGGCGAGATAAATGACATTGGAGACCTGAGGGAGTTGTTGAAGCTGTTTGGAATCCAATAAATCACAGGCAATGGTAGTGATACCGAAATCTTCCAGTTCCTGTTGAAGTTCTTTGGTCGAAAAACGGGATACACCGATGACTTTTTTTTCGATGCCGGCAGCTTCGATCGCACGAACGGCTAATTTAGCCATGCTAGGTCCCATTTTACCGCCGACACCCAAAAATAAGATATCGCCCTGGATTTTTTTTATGTCTTCAATGAGTGCTGTCGATGGCGCAAGCAGCTGTTGCTCTAAAACTGCTAAATTGTTGTTATCCATAGGTGGTTTTATTTAATTAAATTGTAAAAATTACTAATAGCGAGAACGATAAGTAACATAACTCCCAAGACTGCCCAAACTTGGGTGAGTGATTTGTTTTTCAAGCTTCCCATGAGTGCTTTATCATTGGCGATCAGGACCATGATGATTCCAATAAAGGGGACAAGGAAAATGGTGACGCTTTGTGCAAAAACAATCAGTTCGAGTGGCAATTTTCCAAAAATAAGGGCGATGATAGAACCGAAGATCATGACCAGGGAAATAAATAATTTGACCTTTGGATGATTGAGGTTGTTGCCATATCCAAAAGTATCGCCTAGTAAGGAGCCACCCAATACCGCATTCCCTATCAAGGAAGAAAAAGATGCTCCAAAGAGTCCGACGAAGAAGAGGTGTGAGGCATAAGTGCCTAAAAGAGGCTGCAATGCTTTTCCCATTTCGGCGGCCGAACTTAGTTTAATTCCTTGCGGATGAAGTGTGTTGGCGGCGCATACCATCACTGCCGCACTCATAACACCAAGAATAATGATGCCTATCCGGCTACCCATCAGCTGTCTTTGAACGGTCTGCTGGTCCGTAGACAACTTCCGTCTGGACTGCACGAGGTAGCTTTGATAGAAAGCACCTACTATCGAAAAGGAAGAAGCTGTAAAGGCGATAATCAGACCTATTGAACTTGCTGGGATGCAAGGGACAAAGCCGCTAAAAAAATCAACTACAGGAGTTTCAATCATGACTGCAGTGGAGAGAAAGGCAAATAGCATCAAAATAATCAATACCAGCATTAATTTTTCCAGCAATGCATAGAAAGATCGAAAGAAGAGCAAAAGGATTCCGATGACGTTGAATACGATTATCCATATTTGTGGGTTCGTGCCTGTGGCTTCTGAAATTGAAATCGAGACACCCGTTGCATTGCCTGACTGAAAACAAGTGGTAACAAGGAAGATGCCGATACCGATAATGATGGCTGTCGGTTTACCGAATTTAGTACGGATTAGGGTCAGAAGCGACTCCTCACGGGCGATACCTATGCGCGCCGCCATATTGGTAAAGACGGTCATAAAACAGATGGCAATCAACACTACCCAAAGCAGTGAAAATCCATAATCTGCACCCATTTTCGACGTAATCGTCATTTTGCTCGGACCGAAGACCAGCGCGGCGGTAATGATCCCTGGGCCAAGAGTAGATAGCCAGTTCTTGAGTAGAGGAGGTTTGGTAACTTGTTGCTGTTCCATAAATTAGCGTAAAGAAGTTAAGTTTTGTTGGTTAATTGTCGTGGCTTTATTTCCAAAATGTGTGCGGATATAATTAGCTAGTTCGATGATTTCCTCGTCCTTTAGGAAAGCAAAGGCCGGCATGGCTCCTTCGTATTTAATGCCTTGGACCTTTTGTCCTTTAAGACCATGTAAAAGCAGTTTTAATAGTGTCTTGGGGTTCCCGTTCACCAGTTTAGACTGTGCCAATGGGGGGAATGTGTTGGTCAGTCCTTTGCCATCGGCTTTGTGGCAGGATGCGCAATAGGCATCGTATAAGACCTGACCGTTTTTTTTCTCCAGGGCGTCATTGCCAGCAGCTTGTGGCTTCAGCACCGGAGCGGTCGCCCTGTCTGAAAGGCGGAGGCGATAGATTACATCATCATCCGCTTTCGGAAATCCCTTTTGTGGGTTCCAATCGCGGTTACTTGAACAAAAATATATATCGCCATTCGGTAACACCAATACTGAACGTAGACGACCGAGCTGGTCTTTAAATAAGATCTGCTCGTCGATTATGTTCTTTCCATCCGCCGATAATTTCAGAATGCGTAAAGACTGATTTTTTAACGTGGCCAAAATGAGGCTATTTTGCCATTCAGGAATAGTTTGTAAGCCATAATAAGCCATTCCCGAAGGTGCGATAACGGGTGTCCAGGATTTAATAGGCTCAGTTCTGGGGCTTCGTTTTGCAATGGCTTTTTCTTTTTCGGTATCGATTTTACCTTCAATCTGCGGCCAGCCATAATTTTTGAGCGGTTGGATGAGGTTGATTTCGTCTTCAATGGCATCGCCATGCTCAGATGAATAGATGGTGCCCTTTGCATTATAGGTCAGCCCCTGCATATTACGAAAGCCCCAGGCATAAACATAGCTGTTTGGGATAGGGTTGTCTGCTGGTATGCTGCCATCTAGGTTGAGCCGTAAGATCTTTCCGTTTAAAGAGCTGCTGTCCTGCGCAAACGTATCGTTTGCTGCATCTCCAGTTGCCCAATAAACTTTCTCATCGGTCGAGACAATGACACGCGAGCCATTGTGTCCCGTATTGCCCGGTATTTGCAGCATCAGTTTGGGATTGGATAACTTTCCGTCAGCACTGTAATGGTAACGGTATAAATTTGAAAAAATAAGACTGTCTCTTTTGCTGGTATAAGAAAGATAGAGAAAGGCCTGTCCGCCCTCTGGCTGATATAAGGACATGCCCAATAGACCTAGAGTCCGTTGATGGTAAACATCTTTTAGACTGTCAACCAAGCTTACACGCTTTGTTCGGATATCCAGTTTCCGGATGCTTCCGTCAATTTCCGAAAATAGAATGGTCTGATTGAAACGATCGTACTGCAAATCCCAAGGAACCCGGAGTCCGCTCGCCTCTTTGGACAAAGAAAGTACACTTTCCTTCAGTTGGATACTATTGATTACAGGCGTCTCTTTTTCTTTGTCGCTGTAACAGCCGTGCAAGAACGGTAACAGTATCAATAGCCAGCCATATTTTATTTTTTTTCTCATTGTCGGTCAATGGTTATTTTTTGATTTATGTGGTTAGGTCAAAAATAGTTTATTATAAATAAATATACAAAAAATAAATTATTTTGTATACAATTTTATATGTGAGATTAGAAAGGTGTATGTTATGGTGTGCTGTTGTAGGTTGTCGAGCTGATGATAATGGTATTTTTCCCGTCTCTAAGAAAGTTGTTTTTGTAAAAAAGTAAAAAAAATATTGAATTGTATACAAAA from the Sphingobacterium thalpophilum genome contains:
- a CDS encoding PQQ-dependent sugar dehydrogenase, whose translation is MRKKIKYGWLLILLPFLHGCYSDKEKETPVINSIQLKESVLSLSKEASGLRVPWDLQYDRFNQTILFSEIDGSIRKLDIRTKRVSLVDSLKDVYHQRTLGLLGMSLYQPEGGQAFLYLSYTSKRDSLIFSNLYRYHYSADGKLSNPKLMLQIPGNTGHNGSRVIVSTDEKVYWATGDAANDTFAQDSSSLNGKILRLNLDGSIPADNPIPNSYVYAWGFRNMQGLTYNAKGTIYSSEHGDAIEDEINLIQPLKNYGWPQIEGKIDTEKEKAIAKRSPRTEPIKSWTPVIAPSGMAYYGLQTIPEWQNSLILATLKNQSLRILKLSADGKNIIDEQILFKDQLGRLRSVLVLPNGDIYFCSSNRDWNPQKGFPKADDDVIYRLRLSDRATAPVLKPQAAGNDALEKKNGQVLYDAYCASCHKADGKGLTNTFPPLAQSKLVNGNPKTLLKLLLHGLKGQKVQGIKYEGAMPAFAFLKDEEIIELANYIRTHFGNKATTINQQNLTSLR
- a CDS encoding MFS transporter, which gives rise to MNQEKSFIPTILAFALVPITGLATDIYLPSMPQMAQELGLNESKIQLTLSLFLISYGVAQFFTGALVDAWGRYRINLISLFLFILSFWITATTNDIWVIYLMRILQGILSAFVVIAKRAYFVDAYEGDQRKHYLSIMTIVWSIGPIVAPFIGGYLQTQFGWRSNFLVLAVYSAVLFVLELIFSGETIKQKKPLHLNYLISEFKLMLRSNDFTLGVLMCGISYGLVMFYNLSGPFFIEHQLGYSAITTGYTSLIMGLAWMCGGFIGKALIKRTLIPKLRIANMIQITLVLLMVLVSAYMESLFSLTFFAFLVHCTAGFIFNNYFSYCLGRFPLSAGIAGGLVGGITYLVTSSLSYTTVSLIGPTSQLQIGLGYALFAILGLIILSLISKLAKTNRL
- a CDS encoding dihydrodipicolinate synthase family protein, whose amino-acid sequence is MKKLDADLKQHLWAGTVIPAHPLALHEDRSIDEKHQRLLTQYYIASGAGGIAVGVHSTQFEIRDPEINLFETVLKWASEEVEKAALQRPFVKIAGICGPTDQAIREADLALQYGYDMGLLSMGGLTDWTEEAILERVRAVAAVIPVFGFYLQPSVGGRIFSYAFWREFVEIENVVAIKCASFNRYQTLDVMRALANSSRSDQIAMYTGNDDNIINDLMTTYQFPVNGKIVNIDFKGGLLGHWAVWTQKAVILLEEIKAYKRNPDDLSASRLLSKAIAVTDTNAAFFDPANAFHGCIPGLHEVLVRQGLMKGIWCLNPNEQLSPGQKEEIDRVYRDYPELNDDAFVQNFLLTK
- a CDS encoding Nramp family divalent metal transporter, which codes for MEQQQVTKPPLLKNWLSTLGPGIITAALVFGPSKMTITSKMGADYGFSLLWVVLIAICFMTVFTNMAARIGIAREESLLTLIRTKFGKPTAIIIGIGIFLVTTCFQSGNATGVSISISEATGTNPQIWIIVFNVIGILLLFFRSFYALLEKLMLVLIILMLFAFLSTAVMIETPVVDFFSGFVPCIPASSIGLIIAFTASSFSIVGAFYQSYLVQSRRKLSTDQQTVQRQLMGSRIGIIILGVMSAAVMVCAANTLHPQGIKLSSAAEMGKALQPLLGTYASHLFFVGLFGASFSSLIGNAVLGGSLLGDTFGYGNNLNHPKVKLFISLVMIFGSIIALIFGKLPLELIVFAQSVTIFLVPFIGIIMVLIANDKALMGSLKNKSLTQVWAVLGVMLLIVLAISNFYNLIK
- a CDS encoding NAD-dependent epimerase/dehydratase family protein, with protein sequence MDNNNLAVLEQQLLAPSTALIEDIKKIQGDILFLGVGGKMGPSMAKLAVRAIEAAGIEKKVIGVSRFSTKELQQELEDFGITTIACDLLDSKQLQQLPQVSNVIYLAGHKFGTTGNEDFTWAMNTYLPGMVASHFEKSNIVAFSSGNVLPFVPISRAGVSEETTPEPVGEYAQSCLGRERIFEYFSKKNHTPTLIYRLNYAVDFRYGVLLEIAKAVKAQSPIDLTTENVNVIWQGDANEIALRSLLHCQSPAKILHVTGPEILSVRWIAERFAEHFQTNPVFVNEPAETALLNNASECHRLFGYPKTTIREAIDITAHWLINGGELWNKDTHFQERKGKF